AGCGGTTAAGTTGCACCCCCGTTAACTTGAGACCTTTGAGACTAGCCAAATGCGGGATAATTTCATCCGGATAAACTAGGGGTATCCATGGGACATCTTTATGAAAAATGACCTGCGCCTCTTTGTAGAGTTTGGTGCGCTCGCGTTCATCTGTTACCCCTTTGGCGCGAGTCACTAAATCTGAGTAAGCGACACTCTTATAGAAAGAGTGATTTTGTGAGGGAATCTGTAAGGCGGCGTGCTTGCTCCAAAGGGTGTAGAGGAAATTATCCGGATCGCCCGTATCAGCGCGCCAACCACTGAAAGCCATCTCATGCTCACCCATAGCCATCTTTTTTAGATATGCTCCCCATTCTAAAAACTCAACTTTAACTCTAACGCCTATTTTAAGAAGTTGCGCTTGGATGAACTCGGCCGCCTGTTTTCTATGGCGCGAGGCTGTGTACAGAGTGGTGCTAAAACCATCTGGATACCCTGCTTGTTTTAAAAGTTGTTTGGCTTTATCTGGATCATAGGGATAAGGTTTAATGTCTGTATTATAGCTCCACATGCCCGGTGGTAGGGGATTAACCGCCTTTTTGGCGTAGCCCTCGTAGACAACTTTAATGTAATCATCAAGATTGATAGCGTAATTGAGTGCTAGGCGCACCAAACGATTACTGAAAGGCTTCTTTTGAGTGTTAAGACTGATCCAAGAGACCATGAGCGCAGGGTCTTTGTCCACCACCACATTAGGAAGACTCTCTAAATTGGCGACTTCACTATGATTAGGCGCGCTGATCATAGACACTTCACCCTTTTGTAAGGCCAACACTCGAGAAGAGGGGTTGGGAATAACGCGAATAACGACTTTATCCAAGTAGGCCTTAGGACCCCAATATTGATCGTTTCTGGTTAGAATCACCCTTTCATCCTTGATCCAAAGGGCAAATTTGAAAGGGCCTGTGCCAATAGGCTTTTTTGAAAGTTCTGCCTCTTTGTTTTGGCTTGCAAGATAATTGGCATAATCCGCGCTCAAAATAGAGAGAAAATCCATACCTAAATCCGCTAAAAAAGGAGCTTCAGGCTTATTGAGAGTGATTTTGACAGTGTAGTCATCTAAAGCTTGGACATCCTTGATAATGCTCGACATATTCATGCTTTCCCAATATACATACCCTCTTCCATCTTTGTAATAGGGCTTATTGGTCTTCATCTGGCGCTTGAAAGAAAAGAGCACATCCTTAGCTTTAAACTCAACTTTTTTGTTCCAATATTTGGTTGTGTGGAAATAAACGCCTTTTCGCAGGTGAAAAGTGTAAGTGAGACCATCCTTGGAAACTTCCCAACTCGTTGCCAAAGAGGGTTCAATTTCTGTAGTGCCGTATTTAAAACGCACCAAAGTTTCATAGATATTGCTTGTGGTGGCGTAACTCTCTCCATCGGTTACTAGGGCTGGGTCCATGCTCGAACCATCTGCGCCTCTAGCATAGATCAAAGTCCCCCCAAATTTGCCGGTAGCCCCCAAAATTCCCCCTAGCAACCAAACCCAAAAAACCCCCCACAACAAGCCTCTCATATTCACTCCTACTCTCCCCCTCCTTAAAAGGATGATCTAATTTTGATCTTGTTGCGCTAACACGCTCACTTTCTTGCGTTCTTTGTCTTTGTAGCTAAAGTGCACAAAACCATCGACCAAAGCAAAAAGTGTGTGATCTTTGCCCATGCCGACATTTTTACCCGGATGCACCTTGGTGCCCCTTTGGCGCACGATGATATTGCCTGCTCTGACAAACTCTGAGCCAAACTTTTTAACGCCTAAGCGTCTTCCTGCAGAATCTCTATTATTCTGTGTACTTCCCTGACCCTTCTTGTGTGCCATTGACTGCTCCTTATGCTACGATCTTTGTAATTTTAACGCGGGTAAAATCCCGTCTAAAACCTCTTTTGGTTTTGCTATCTTTACGGCGGCGCTTTTTGAAGACGATCACTTTTTTACCCCGCCCCTCATTGATCACTTCCGCTTCAACTTTTGCTCCACTCACTAGGGGAGTGCCATAAACAACGCCACCCTCTTTGGACACTACCAACACTTGATCTAATTCTAAATGCGCCTTGGGCTCTAAACTAAGCTTGTCCAATAAAACAATATCGCCCTCTTGCACTTTATACTGCTTGCCCCCGTTTTTAAACACTGCATACATGGCAAAATCCTAAAAACAAAAATTTTAGCTTTCATTTTAACACGAAAAAGCTTAAAAAAAGTTGCCATACATGGCATACATCTTGCATGTTCATTATGATAATTCAGATAAAAGGGAAGTTATGCGTATCAGTGATAGCGGTCGCTACAACCAAATGAACTATTACCAAAATACCTTGCAAAATAAGCTCAACACCGCTAATACCAAGATCGCTTCAGGGCTCAAGATTCAAAATGGCTATCAAGATAGCAATATCAATGATCAAAATCTCAAATATGGTTTTGAGGAAAACACCCTCGATCAAAATATCGATGTCGCCAAGAGTGCCCACACTTCAACACTCAACACCGACAAAGCGTTGAGCGAACTCTCTAGCACAATGGAACAATTCAAAACAAAATTAATCCAGGCTGCTAGCGATGTGCATTCTAACACCTCGCGCCAAGCTATTGCTCTCGATCTAGAAAAACTTAAAGCGCATATGATCAATGTCGCCAACACTTCCATTGGAGACGAATATCTTTTTGCGGGCAGCAAGGTGGATCGTAAGCCTTTTGATTCTAAGGGAAATTACTATGGTAATGATGAAAATCTTAACGCATTGGTGAGCTCAAATAATCTTGTGCCCTACAATGTAACCGGTAAGGCCCTCTTTTTAGGAAAAGACCTCGACAAACAAAAACACATCACTACCAATATTAAAATGTTTAACCAAAGCAAGTTGCACCCAGATATTATGGACGCGCTCAATAGAACTGCTGAACCTCAGGAAGTTTTCATACAAACTGGGGACACTCTGCGCGATCTCATTGGGGATAACGATGATGATCCCAGTAATGACTCTAAAGAATATTTTTACTTGCAAGGGGTGCGCCCTGACGGAGGTGCTTTTAAAGCAAAGTTTGCCCTAGATAAAGCCTACACTAAAAAAGAAGATGCCACGACAGTCAACGATCTACTAGATCAAATTGGACGCGCTTATGGTAACACTTCAGATAACAAAGTTGTGGATGTTAGCTTGAATGCGTGGGGAGAAATTGAGATCAAGGACCTAACTACCGGAAACGCCACGATTGATTTTCATATGATCTCTAGCGATCGGGATGTGGATAATTTAGAACAGCTACGCACGAGCAACGCGCGTGTTACAAGCTATGTCAAAAGTCCTTTTTTGACAGATCGCAGCCTCTCTAGCTTGCAAGGTGTGAGTAATCCCTACGATCACCGCATTTTAGACCTCTCGAGTCCATTTATCACTCAAGATAACACCCCAGCCAATCGCAACACCAAACTCAGCGAGATTTTAGGCCCTAGCGCCACTTCTTTAGAAATTAGTGGCACACGCCCCAATCATAAAGATGGCACCATCGATCCCACACCTTTAGAACCCATTGTTTTAAGCGTGGATTTAACTCTGCAGGATGTGATGAACACAATCAAGGCGCATTTTGGGGGTGATTTGCAAGTAGAACTCTCTGAGGATGGGCGTTTACGCCTAATTGATAAAAACATCAAAAACCAAGCCCATGATAGCAAAACACCTCCCTTTGATGGCGCGCATGGTCTAAGTCTTAAACTAAGAACTTTGGATGGCAAGGGAAAAAAGGTCAAAGCCCTGCCTACAGATTATGCGAATGAATACCAAAAAACCTACTTCACCCATAACGGAGCGCACTTGGTGGGCAATATCTCCCAAGTGATCCCTAAGACTATGGACTACGCCACTGGCGCAACCAAGCTCTCTGAGGTGATGGGCACACAGATAGGTGAGCAAAGCTACATTCTTAAACTCAGCGATCACAATGGAATACCCCTAGAGGCTAAATTAAATTTAGAAAACCAAGGGGCATTTTTGGAATTGCCTAGCAAAAGCGGAGGCGCGCCCTATAAAATTCCACTCTATAACCGCAATGACAGCACGCCCACTCTCACTAAGCCCAATGATTTTACCTACCGCCAACTCATGGACGCAATCACTTTGGCAATGGACTATAGCAATCAAGACGCAAAGTCCTACAAACAAGCCCAAGCCCAAGCTCCCTCTCAAGAAAGTAAGAAAGCCTTTTTATCTTTGCTAAAACAAGCAGACACGCGGGTGGATGTGCGTTTAAATGAAAATGGGCAAATGACTATCCAAGATAAAATGCGTTCTAAAACCTTGATGCAATTCATGTTATTTGACGCTAAGGCAGATGACTTTTCAGCAGATCTGATCAAAAAAGACACCCCCTCTATCCGCTTGAACGCTAACAATGCGCTCACCATTGATCAACCCCATATCAACTTTTTTAAACAGCTAGATGGGGTGATTGACTCTGTACGCAGTGGGATTTATCGCCCCGATGCCCTGCAAGGCAACTACAACGAACAAATGCGCAATTTGGGGATTCAAAATAATATCGAGTTGGTAGATCACTTGAGCGATCACATCGAAAAGATTATCGCCACCAATGGCGCGCATAGCCGTAGCTTTGCCCATATCTTAAGACGCAACGAGGTGCTTAAATCCCAAGTGCAAGCTATCCGGGGCGACACGGTGGGCACGGACATCGCCGAAACTTATAATAAGTTTTCTCAATTGCGCAATAATTACGATGCTGTGCTCTCCTCAAGCAGCAAGATCAACCAAATGGGTTTAACACATTATCTTTAGCTAGGGGTTGATCACCCTGCCTTTAAAAAGCAAATACCAACTTAGCCCATTGGCGATTTGCATTTTGTCTGTAAGCTCTTTGCCTAATTGCAAATCTGCAGGCAGGTTTGCGCCTTTTGTGCGTTGGTGGTCCTTAACATACAGGAGCGGGGCGTTATCCATATACAAAAAGTCTAATTTGCTTGTTTGGCTTTGCGCCCCCACGACATCAAAACCTAGCGCAAAATTCTTGGATTGCCCCCACACAAAGGGTTTTCTCTGTTCGCAATTTTGAGAGGAATCCTCATTGCTAAAAAGAGGCTTGCCAAAACTCACATATTCATAGTCCTTTGGAGCGACAAGTTCCATAATCGTAGCGGGAATGTCGATGTGCGATCCTACGCAGGTGGCAAGCTTAGGGTTTAGACTTGGGGCATAGAGGATTAAAGGCACGCTTTTAGTCCAAAAGTAATTATCCTTAGCAAGGGTAAAACTGCGATCAAAATGATCGCCCGTGATGATGAAAAGCGCGTTGGGGAATTTAGCACTCGCCTTTTTAATAAAATCTACTAGGATTTTGTCATACCAAAAGATGTGCCCTAAAAAGTTAGCGCTTGGCATATTTTTATCATTGGAGTTTTTGACAAAGGTTTCAATTTTTTCTACAGGCACGCCAAAGGCTTTTAGATTGACATTGCGGGTGGGGTGGTTGCTTAAAGTCATCACCATGCTAAAAGTTTTCTTGTTGATAGGGGTGTTTTTAAGGATGTAGTCAAACAAGATATTGTCATGCACACCCCAATTACTCTCTAGGGGTTGTGGGTAGGCCTTAGGATTGATCTTTAGCTGTTCTTTGGCGAAATCCAGTAGGTATGTGTTGAAGATAAAATGCGCAAAGCCTTGTTTTTTAGTAAAGCGATCAAGGCGATTCCAAATCCCACTGCCTCCATAATAAAAGGTGTTTTCAAAACCAAGATTTTTCATTTGGTTGCCAATGGCGGTGGGCAAACTTGGAATGTTCACGCCCATATTGACGAAATTCGTATCGTTGATGTTAAAAAGTCCGGTGATCTGCACATCTAAGCTTTTCACCGTGCGTTTTGCGTTTTCTAAAAATAGGGGGAAAATAAAACCATGTTGTCCGTCATTGAGGCTTTTGAGCGCGTGTGTGAGACCAATAGAGTCAAATTGGGGGTCAAAATGCCATGAAGAGAGCGACTCGGACACGATATAGAAAACATGGGTAATGGTAGGGAGTTTGGGATTTTGGCTCGTGTGGGTTAAAAGCTTGTAGAGATCAAGAGGGGTCTTAGTGTCTTTGGGGAGATTAAAGTAATCAATGCCTGCTTGTAGAGGGCTTTTGGAAGTGAAGTCAGAAAAGTGGACATGATGACTTTTTCTATAGTCTTTAAAAACTAAGTAAAGATCGCGAAAAGCCCCCGGAGTAATTTGGCGCAAAAAGGGATTTTGAACGGAGTGAGCAATGAAATCTAAAGACACGCCGGTTAAAGCTAGGCGGGAGTTGATGGAAACAAGCATAAAAAGGGCCAAAACACACATAGCCCCACCAAGTGTCCATTTAAGAGGCAGGGCAAGAATCAGAGTGTATGAGGGTTGAAGGACACGATAAAGATAAGCACTTAGCACACTCAAAAACACCCAAATCAAAAGTTTTGTGCCAATAAAATACTCACCTGTAAAGGCCATACCCAAAATAACTTTTGGACTTTCTGTAAAAATTTGTAAAAGATTGCTATCAAAGACATCTCCATAGATGCCATAAAAAGTAATGTTAGCTATTTGCAAGAAAAGACATAAGCTGAGTGCAAAATACGCAAATCCACGGAGCACTTTAGGGCGGATTTTAAACGGACTAAGAAGTCCCAAAAGCAAATAAATAAGTCCAAGGGCAGCCACAATTCGATTATCGTATTTTAGACCACTCACTAATACCTGTCCTATTTGATCCAAGTGCGCGCTAGCGTGCACCAACGCGCCCTTGTAGATGCCCATATAGGCGATAAAACCCAGACGCATTAGGACAAAAAAAGCCGTGCAAAAGAGGCTAAACACCAAAGTGTCAAGCACAAGAGTTAGGAATTGTTGCCCTCTTTTAGAGCTAGAGAATACAACACGCATTAGTAAGGTTTGCGGGCTTTTAATTCTGCAATGTCTTTAGCATAGGTCTTTAAACGCGCTTGGGTGATGCTCTGATCCATTTTTTGCATCACGGATTTAAAAATTGTGTTGAGGGCTTTTTTGATGGCATCATTGGAGTTATCCTTACCTTTGTAGAGGGAACTTAGCAACCCTCCAGTGTGTTCGGATTTGCTAGACTTGATAAAGGGCTCTTTAATGTCGATTTCGCTCAAATCGATCAAAAACGAATCTACAGACTCCCCACTTAGAGGTTCTACAAACACAACCTTAAGGTAGCCCATCGCGACAAGATTACCTTTCATCACATCCATACCACTAGAAAAAATGAGCCCGGGGCTGGATTTTTTCTGCTCTGTGGTTTTGGGATCGGGACGCAAGACAATTTCTCCGGTGGTTTCTAATGCCAAATACCCATCGCGCCTTTGTGCAAAAGGCAAATCGTTTTTATCGCTCACATCTACAAGAGCGACCTTATAGCCTTGATTTTTAAGGAGTTCTTGGATTTTCAAAACAATTTGTTGTCTAAATTTAAGTTCGTATTCTCTAGCGATATTGTCGCTGTATTGTAAAACGGGTTTGAGAAGAATGACCTCTTGATTAGTGATTGGGGCTTGGTGCGCGCTGGTTTGGTAGGCTAAACGCAAAGGCACTTGATTGGTAACAATGATGTTAGGGCCACAACCAGCCAATAAAAACACCAACCCTACACTCGTTAAATACCGCTTCCACGCCATTCTCACTCCTTATTTCTAAAATATTCTCCATTTTTTCCCCCACTTTTGTGTTCCAGATAAATCTCTTGTATGGTCATCGATTTATCCAAACCTTTTACCATGTCATAAATCGTCAAAAGCCCTACACTCACCCCGCTTAAGGCTTCCATTTCTACCCCCGTCTGTGCTTGGCATTTTACTCTAACTTTGAGAATAAAGGCGCATTCTTCTTCTTTTTCCACTATATCCACATGGATGCCTGCAAGAGGCAAGGGGTGGCACATAGGAATGAGCGCGCTGGTTTGCTTGGCTCCCATAATTGCTGCGATGATCGCCGTCTGCAACACAGGACCTTTTTTAACTTGATTGTCTAAAACCGCTTGATAGGCCTGTTTACTCATGCAAATTTTGCCACACGCTAACGCAACCCTAACGCTCCGATCTTTGGAGCTGACATCCACCATAGTGGGATTATTATGAGAATCAAGATGGTTAAACATTACTTGCGAGGACGAAAAACCTGAATGTGATCTGAGTTAGCCTCAATGTAAGCCCCTCCAATTAAATCAATACAATAGGGAATAGCTGGAAACACCGCCTCTAAGCATTCTCTAATACTCTTGGGCTTGCCGGGCAAATTGACAATGAGGCTTGATCCTCTAATGCCCGCTGTTTGTCTTGATAAAATGGCTGTGGGGACATACTTTAAGCTGGCCGTGCGCATCAATTCCCCAAAACCGGGCAACATTTTAGAACACACTGCCTGTGTGGCCTCTGGGGTTACATCTCTTGGCGCAGGTCCTGTGCCCCCTGTGGTAACAATAAGATCGCATTGTGCATCGCTTAGAGCGATCAGTGTTTGCTCAATAATGTCCTGCTCATCTGCAATGAGGTGATAAACGAAGCTCAGAGGATTTAAAATATATTCGCGTAACACCTCTTGGATAGCCACCCCGCTTTTATCCTCATAAACTCCCAAGCTAGCGCGATCGCTAGTTACCACAATCCCTACTTTAACCTCTTTCATGCTAATAACCCGCTTCCTTTCAAGGGGTGGCTTTGATCTTGAGCATAAATCCTCTGCCCCTCCTTAAGTTCGTATTTCCAAATGGGGGCGTTGTGTTTAAAATCCTCAATAAAGAGAGCGTACATGTTTAGGGCTTCTTTTCTATGCGCAGAAATTAAGCCAACCATGTAAGAACTTTGGCCCACTTCCACATCTCCCTTAGCATGTGCCATGCACAACTTCACGCCCACTTCATAGCCCCGTTGCTCCCACGCACTAAACCATGTCTGCAATAAGGGTAAATGCACATCAAAGCTTAAGCCTTTAAAATTTTGCCCTTCGCCCCGCACTATGCCGGTAAAAACACACAAAGCCCCCGCGTTTTTCTCTTGGCAAAGCCTCTCCCATTTGCTATAAAGTTTAGCGGTGTTCAAAGCCCCATCAAAGACTTCTAGCACCCTCAACCTCCACACACGGGGGGCAAGAGCACAATATGATCCCCCTCTTTTAAAGGAGTATGCAGATCGTCTATTAAAACCCCATTGAGAGCGACTGCGCTAATAGACAACCAAGGCTTCAGGCTTTCTTTTTGAGCTAAAATCTCTCT
This portion of the Helicobacter felis ATCC 49179 genome encodes:
- a CDS encoding ABC transporter substrate-binding protein is translated as MRGLLWGVFWVWLLGGILGATGKFGGTLIYARGADGSSMDPALVTDGESYATTSNIYETLVRFKYGTTEIEPSLATSWEVSKDGLTYTFHLRKGVYFHTTKYWNKKVEFKAKDVLFSFKRQMKTNKPYYKDGRGYVYWESMNMSSIIKDVQALDDYTVKITLNKPEAPFLADLGMDFLSILSADYANYLASQNKEAELSKKPIGTGPFKFALWIKDERVILTRNDQYWGPKAYLDKVVIRVIPNPSSRVLALQKGEVSMISAPNHSEVANLESLPNVVVDKDPALMVSWISLNTQKKPFSNRLVRLALNYAINLDDYIKVVYEGYAKKAVNPLPPGMWSYNTDIKPYPYDPDKAKQLLKQAGYPDGFSTTLYTASRHRKQAAEFIQAQLLKIGVRVKVEFLEWGAYLKKMAMGEHEMAFSGWRADTGDPDNFLYTLWSKHAALQIPSQNHSFYKSVAYSDLVTRAKGVTDERERTKLYKEAQVIFHKDVPWIPLVYPDEIIPHLASLKGLKLTGVQLNRFANFYFDK
- the rpmA gene encoding 50S ribosomal protein L27, with amino-acid sequence MAHKKGQGSTQNNRDSAGRRLGVKKFGSEFVRAGNIIVRQRGTKVHPGKNVGMGKDHTLFALVDGFVHFSYKDKERKKVSVLAQQDQN
- the rplU gene encoding 50S ribosomal protein L21, which encodes MYAVFKNGGKQYKVQEGDIVLLDKLSLEPKAHLELDQVLVVSKEGGVVYGTPLVSGAKVEAEVINEGRGKKVIVFKKRRRKDSKTKRGFRRDFTRVKITKIVA
- the flgL gene encoding flagellar hook-associated protein FlgL, which codes for MRISDSGRYNQMNYYQNTLQNKLNTANTKIASGLKIQNGYQDSNINDQNLKYGFEENTLDQNIDVAKSAHTSTLNTDKALSELSSTMEQFKTKLIQAASDVHSNTSRQAIALDLEKLKAHMINVANTSIGDEYLFAGSKVDRKPFDSKGNYYGNDENLNALVSSNNLVPYNVTGKALFLGKDLDKQKHITTNIKMFNQSKLHPDIMDALNRTAEPQEVFIQTGDTLRDLIGDNDDDPSNDSKEYFYLQGVRPDGGAFKAKFALDKAYTKKEDATTVNDLLDQIGRAYGNTSDNKVVDVSLNAWGEIEIKDLTTGNATIDFHMISSDRDVDNLEQLRTSNARVTSYVKSPFLTDRSLSSLQGVSNPYDHRILDLSSPFITQDNTPANRNTKLSEILGPSATSLEISGTRPNHKDGTIDPTPLEPIVLSVDLTLQDVMNTIKAHFGGDLQVELSEDGRLRLIDKNIKNQAHDSKTPPFDGAHGLSLKLRTLDGKGKKVKALPTDYANEYQKTYFTHNGAHLVGNISQVIPKTMDYATGATKLSEVMGTQIGEQSYILKLSDHNGIPLEAKLNLENQGAFLELPSKSGGAPYKIPLYNRNDSTPTLTKPNDFTYRQLMDAITLAMDYSNQDAKSYKQAQAQAPSQESKKAFLSLLKQADTRVDVRLNENGQMTIQDKMRSKTLMQFMLFDAKADDFSADLIKKDTPSIRLNANNALTIDQPHINFFKQLDGVIDSVRSGIYRPDALQGNYNEQMRNLGIQNNIELVDHLSDHIEKIIATNGAHSRSFAHILRRNEVLKSQVQAIRGDTVGTDIAETYNKFSQLRNNYDAVLSSSSKINQMGLTHYL
- a CDS encoding LTA synthase family protein, which produces MRVVFSSSKRGQQFLTLVLDTLVFSLFCTAFFVLMRLGFIAYMGIYKGALVHASAHLDQIGQVLVSGLKYDNRIVAALGLIYLLLGLLSPFKIRPKVLRGFAYFALSLCLFLQIANITFYGIYGDVFDSNLLQIFTESPKVILGMAFTGEYFIGTKLLIWVFLSVLSAYLYRVLQPSYTLILALPLKWTLGGAMCVLALFMLVSINSRLALTGVSLDFIAHSVQNPFLRQITPGAFRDLYLVFKDYRKSHHVHFSDFTSKSPLQAGIDYFNLPKDTKTPLDLYKLLTHTSQNPKLPTITHVFYIVSESLSSWHFDPQFDSIGLTHALKSLNDGQHGFIFPLFLENAKRTVKSLDVQITGLFNINDTNFVNMGVNIPSLPTAIGNQMKNLGFENTFYYGGSGIWNRLDRFTKKQGFAHFIFNTYLLDFAKEQLKINPKAYPQPLESNWGVHDNILFDYILKNTPINKKTFSMVMTLSNHPTRNVNLKAFGVPVEKIETFVKNSNDKNMPSANFLGHIFWYDKILVDFIKKASAKFPNALFIITGDHFDRSFTLAKDNYFWTKSVPLILYAPSLNPKLATCVGSHIDIPATIMELVAPKDYEYVSFGKPLFSNEDSSQNCEQRKPFVWGQSKNFALGFDVVGAQSQTSKLDFLYMDNAPLLYVKDHQRTKGANLPADLQLGKELTDKMQIANGLSWYLLFKGRVINP
- a CDS encoding HpaA family protein, whose translation is MAWKRYLTSVGLVFLLAGCGPNIIVTNQVPLRLAYQTSAHQAPITNQEVILLKPVLQYSDNIAREYELKFRQQIVLKIQELLKNQGYKVALVDVSDKNDLPFAQRRDGYLALETTGEIVLRPDPKTTEQKKSSPGLIFSSGMDVMKGNLVAMGYLKVVFVEPLSGESVDSFLIDLSEIDIKEPFIKSSKSEHTGGLLSSLYKGKDNSNDAIKKALNTIFKSVMQKMDQSITQARLKTYAKDIAELKARKPY
- the moaC gene encoding cyclic pyranopterin monophosphate synthase MoaC, with product MFNHLDSHNNPTMVDVSSKDRSVRVALACGKICMSKQAYQAVLDNQVKKGPVLQTAIIAAIMGAKQTSALIPMCHPLPLAGIHVDIVEKEEECAFILKVRVKCQAQTGVEMEALSGVSVGLLTIYDMVKGLDKSMTIQEIYLEHKSGGKNGEYFRNKE
- the mog gene encoding molybdopterin adenylyltransferase, with product MKEVKVGIVVTSDRASLGVYEDKSGVAIQEVLREYILNPLSFVYHLIADEQDIIEQTLIALSDAQCDLIVTTGGTGPAPRDVTPEATQAVCSKMLPGFGELMRTASLKYVPTAILSRQTAGIRGSSLIVNLPGKPKSIRECLEAVFPAIPYCIDLIGGAYIEANSDHIQVFRPRK
- a CDS encoding molybdopterin synthase catalytic subunit, giving the protein MLEVFDGALNTAKLYSKWERLCQEKNAGALCVFTGIVRGEGQNFKGLSFDVHLPLLQTWFSAWEQRGYEVGVKLCMAHAKGDVEVGQSSYMVGLISAHRKEALNMYALFIEDFKHNAPIWKYELKEGQRIYAQDQSHPLKGSGLLA
- a CDS encoding MoaD/ThiS family protein codes for the protein MVRVEFLGPIQEASLELEVSSLLALREILAQKESLKPWLSISAVALNGVLIDDLHTPLKEGDHIVLLPPVCGG